A genomic segment from Orrella daihaiensis encodes:
- a CDS encoding universal stress protein, with protein sequence MPKNILLPVDLSDLKTSGKALAAALELVGPKTTLHVVSVLPKFGYAQVASYFSADFEKKALKRFGQALSAWVNTNVPEEVNVKPHVLHGSVYHEVLMAAKKLKADLIVIGAHRPELKDYFLGPNAARIVQHAKQSVYVVRN encoded by the coding sequence ATGCCTAAGAACATTCTGCTGCCAGTGGACTTGTCTGACCTCAAAACGTCAGGCAAGGCTCTGGCGGCTGCGCTTGAATTGGTGGGCCCAAAGACGACCCTGCATGTGGTGTCGGTACTGCCCAAGTTCGGTTATGCCCAGGTGGCTAGCTACTTCAGCGCCGACTTTGAAAAAAAAGCACTTAAACGCTTTGGACAAGCACTGAGTGCTTGGGTCAACACCAACGTACCTGAAGAGGTGAACGTCAAACCCCATGTGCTGCATGGCTCGGTCTATCACGAGGTACTCATGGCTGCCAAGAAATTGAAAGCAGACCTGATCGTGATTGGCGCACACCGCCCGGAGCTCAAAGATTATTTTCTCGGTCCCAATGCTGCACGCATCGTGCAACATGCCAAACAATCTGTCTACGTTGTAAGGAATTAA
- a CDS encoding aspartate aminotransferase family protein: protein MPNHIFGRTAKSSMPVAIRGEGCYIIDDQGKRYFDGSGGAAVSCLGHSNESVRLAVREQIDHLEFAHTGFFTTPVAETLADKLVALAPEGIDRVYLVSGGSEAVEASIKLARQYFLEIGEPHRHHVIARRQSYHGNTLGALAAGGNEWRRAQFAPLLVPTTHISPCYAYRGQRDDETPEQYGLRVANELETEIQRLGPETVMAFIAEPVVGATSGAVTAASGYFKRVREICDQYGVLLILDEVMCGMGRTGYLFACEHDGITADIITIAKGLGAGYQPIGAMLTSQKIFDAIAKGSGFFQHGHTYLGHPVAAAAANAVLDVLTSDGMMDRVKTQGEKLQAALETSLGGHPHIGDIRGRGLFRGIELVQDRNTKAAFDPAKKLHAKIKANAFERGLICYPMGGTIDGVNGDHVLLAPPFIIDDSQIDEVVSKLTQSIEAALQG, encoded by the coding sequence ATGCCTAATCATATTTTCGGTCGCACCGCCAAGTCTAGCATGCCTGTGGCTATCAGGGGTGAAGGGTGCTACATCATTGACGATCAGGGTAAGCGCTACTTTGACGGGTCAGGCGGCGCCGCGGTCTCATGCCTTGGGCATTCCAACGAATCTGTGCGCCTCGCCGTGCGTGAACAAATCGATCATCTTGAATTTGCACATACTGGATTCTTTACCACCCCGGTGGCTGAAACCCTGGCTGACAAGCTAGTTGCACTCGCGCCTGAAGGTATTGACCGGGTCTACCTGGTCTCCGGTGGTTCAGAGGCTGTAGAAGCATCCATCAAGCTCGCCCGCCAATACTTCCTCGAAATTGGAGAGCCTCATCGTCATCACGTCATTGCACGCCGCCAGAGCTATCACGGCAACACCTTGGGTGCATTGGCAGCTGGTGGCAACGAATGGCGCCGTGCTCAGTTTGCACCTCTATTAGTGCCCACCACGCATATCTCACCTTGCTATGCCTATCGAGGCCAGCGTGACGATGAGACACCGGAGCAGTATGGCTTGCGAGTAGCTAACGAGCTTGAAACAGAAATCCAACGACTTGGCCCCGAGACGGTCATGGCGTTCATTGCTGAACCCGTGGTCGGCGCCACGTCGGGAGCCGTCACCGCGGCATCAGGATACTTCAAGCGTGTGCGCGAGATTTGCGATCAATATGGCGTGCTCTTGATTCTGGATGAGGTGATGTGCGGCATGGGCCGCACCGGCTACCTTTTTGCCTGTGAACATGATGGCATCACAGCCGATATCATTACGATTGCCAAGGGACTAGGAGCAGGTTATCAGCCCATCGGCGCCATGCTGACTAGCCAAAAGATTTTCGATGCCATCGCCAAGGGCTCGGGTTTTTTTCAACATGGACATACCTATCTCGGGCATCCAGTAGCAGCAGCAGCGGCCAATGCGGTGCTCGATGTGTTGACATCAGACGGCATGATGGATCGCGTGAAGACGCAGGGAGAGAAACTGCAGGCTGCACTAGAGACTTCACTGGGCGGTCATCCCCATATCGGTGATATCCGAGGCCGAGGTTTGTTCCGTGGTATCGAGCTGGTGCAGGACCGAAACACCAAGGCGGCATTTGACCCAGCCAAAAAACTTCATGCCAAGATCAAGGCTAATGCGTTTGAACGAGGCTTGATTTGTTACCCCATGGGTGGCACGATTGACGGCGTTAATGGCGATCACGTGTTGCTCGC